From the genome of Blautia pseudococcoides, one region includes:
- the trhA gene encoding PAQR family membrane homeostasis protein TrhA, whose amino-acid sequence MKLKIKEPGSAITHFIGWVMAVLAAAPLLIRSAREPDSIHIIAMSIFMLSMILLYAASTIYHTVDSTEKVNRRLRKMDHMMIFILIAGSYTPICLIVLHGKTGTILCTAVWLVAIVGILIKACWITCPKWFSSVIYIAMGWLCVFAFVPIVKALSPAGFGWLLAGGIIYTVGGIIYALKLPIFNANHKYFGSHEIFHLFVMGGSLCHFIVMYFFVLPMPV is encoded by the coding sequence ATGAAACTGAAAATCAAAGAACCGGGCAGCGCGATCACACATTTTATAGGATGGGTGATGGCAGTTCTGGCGGCGGCACCACTGTTGATCCGATCAGCCAGGGAGCCGGACAGTATCCATATAATTGCAATGAGTATTTTTATGCTGAGCATGATACTTTTATACGCGGCCAGTACCATTTACCACACGGTAGATTCCACGGAAAAGGTAAACCGGCGTCTGCGCAAGATGGACCATATGATGATTTTTATTCTCATAGCAGGAAGCTATACACCGATCTGTCTGATCGTACTCCACGGAAAAACAGGTACCATTCTCTGCACCGCGGTGTGGTTAGTGGCCATTGTGGGAATCCTGATCAAAGCCTGCTGGATCACCTGTCCAAAATGGTTTTCTTCAGTCATATACATTGCAATGGGATGGCTCTGTGTGTTTGCCTTTGTACCCATTGTAAAAGCATTGTCACCGGCAGGCTTTGGCTGGCTTTTGGCAGGAGGGATCATATATACAGTGGGAGGTATTATTTATGCGCTGAAGCTTCCCATCTTCAATGCGAACCATAAATATTTCGGGTCGCATGAGATTTTCCACCTGTTTGTTATGGGTGGCAGTTTATGTCACTTTATTGTTATGTATTTCTTTGTTCTTCCCATGCCGGTATAA
- a CDS encoding alpha-amylase family glycosyl hydrolase — MSMEKLRTYYFGLYGENGITQFFYDQLMEIMKTAKADRSTALKKQDKKGNDWYLSEKMVGMMLYLDKFSENLSDFEKRIDYLADLGVTYVHFMPLLQSREGQNDGGYAVSDYLNVDKKFGTTEQFEHVIDRLKKKGIRTCIDFVLNHTAKEHEWALKSRKNQPGYEDMYYMFDNYGIPSEYEKTLTEIFPQVAPKNFTYYEDIGKFVMTRFYEFQWDLNYKNPNVFNRIAHVLLTLANKGIDIFRLDAIPYMWKELGTSSMNLPQVHTLLKMYEMIIEEVCPSVIFLGEAIVEPHEIVKYFGTPEEKECHIMYNASLMVLLWNSLAARDVRLMQRSMSIDYGTPKDGVWINYARCHDDIGWGFEKDIIKDLGMDPEAHKQFIIQFMEGKFPGSFAKGELYEFNPETLDARNSGTMASLCGLEEALAKKDRYKLELAVKRILLLNSMIISYTGIPLLYSGDEIGTMNWWDYKKDHTIAHDSRWLHRAPMDWDKAADRHDMGTVQGVIFSGIKEMIQVRKDNRIFASDIPSIPIDTGNKAVFAFHREDKMLVLANFSEERQTVNCNAVNWFGLPWELHDLIQGKTVPLWDNIVLGPYEYLWLA, encoded by the coding sequence ATGTCCATGGAAAAACTGCGCACATATTACTTTGGGCTGTACGGGGAGAATGGGATCACCCAATTTTTCTATGACCAGCTTATGGAAATTATGAAGACTGCAAAGGCGGACAGAAGTACTGCACTGAAAAAGCAGGATAAAAAGGGGAATGACTGGTATCTCTCGGAGAAGATGGTGGGGATGATGCTGTATCTGGACAAGTTCTCAGAAAACCTGTCCGATTTTGAGAAAAGAATTGATTACCTGGCAGACCTGGGAGTGACATACGTGCATTTTATGCCGCTTCTGCAGTCCAGAGAGGGCCAGAATGACGGCGGATACGCGGTGTCTGATTATTTGAACGTGGATAAGAAATTCGGCACTACAGAGCAGTTTGAACACGTTATTGACAGGCTGAAGAAAAAGGGGATCCGTACCTGTATTGATTTTGTTCTGAACCACACCGCAAAGGAACATGAGTGGGCGCTGAAATCCAGGAAAAACCAGCCGGGATATGAAGATATGTATTACATGTTCGACAATTACGGCATTCCCTCAGAGTATGAGAAGACTCTGACGGAAATCTTCCCGCAAGTGGCGCCTAAGAACTTTACTTATTATGAGGATATTGGAAAATTTGTCATGACACGCTTCTATGAATTTCAGTGGGATTTGAATTATAAAAATCCCAATGTGTTCAACCGGATCGCCCACGTACTTCTGACACTGGCCAATAAGGGGATTGATATTTTCAGGCTGGATGCCATACCGTATATGTGGAAGGAGCTGGGGACTTCATCCATGAACCTGCCTCAGGTGCACACACTGCTGAAAATGTACGAGATGATCATAGAGGAGGTATGCCCCTCTGTTATCTTCTTGGGTGAGGCTATTGTGGAACCCCATGAGATCGTGAAGTATTTCGGTACCCCGGAGGAGAAGGAATGCCACATTATGTATAATGCGTCCCTGATGGTGCTTCTTTGGAATTCTCTGGCTGCCAGGGATGTGCGGCTGATGCAGCGTTCCATGTCAATTGATTACGGTACGCCCAAGGACGGGGTATGGATCAATTATGCCAGATGCCACGATGATATTGGATGGGGATTTGAGAAGGATATCATCAAAGATCTGGGCATGGACCCTGAGGCCCATAAACAGTTTATTATTCAGTTCATGGAAGGGAAGTTTCCGGGAAGCTTTGCAAAAGGTGAATTATATGAGTTCAATCCTGAGACTCTGGATGCCAGAAACAGCGGCACTATGGCTTCCCTGTGCGGTCTGGAGGAGGCCCTTGCAAAGAAGGACAGGTATAAACTGGAACTGGCGGTCAAGAGGATCCTGCTTCTGAACAGCATGATCATCTCTTATACAGGCATACCGCTTCTTTACAGCGGTGATGAGATTGGCACCATGAACTGGTGGGACTATAAGAAAGACCATACCATTGCCCATGATTCCAGGTGGCTGCATCGTGCACCTATGGATTGGGATAAGGCGGCAGACAGACATGATATGGGGACTGTGCAGGGAGTTATTTTCAGCGGTATCAAAGAGATGATCCAGGTGAGAAAGGATAACCGTATATTTGCTTCGGATATTCCATCTATCCCCATTGATACGGGAAATAAGGCTGTCTTTGCATTTCACAGGGAGGATAAGATGCTGGTGCTGGCAAACTTCAGCGAGGAGCGGCAGACTGTGAACTGCAATGCTGTGAACTGGTTTGGCCTTCCCTGGGAGCTTCATGATCTGATTCAGGGAAAAACAGTTCCCCTGTGGGATAATATAGTATTGGGGCCATATGAATATCTGTGGCTGGCATAA